A portion of the Camelus ferus isolate YT-003-E chromosome 16, BCGSAC_Cfer_1.0, whole genome shotgun sequence genome contains these proteins:
- the FLOT2 gene encoding flotillin-2 isoform X2: MGNCHTVGPNEALVVSGGCCGSDYKQYVFGGWAWAWWCISDTQRLSLEVMTILCRCENIETSEGVPLFVTGVAQVKIMTEKELLAVACEQFLGKNVQDIKNVVLQTLEGHLRSILGTLTVEQIYQDRDQFAKLVREVAAPDVGRMGIEILSFTIKDVYDKVDYLSSLGKTQTAVVQRDADIGVAEAERDAGIREAECKKEMLDIKFMADTMIADSKRAFELQKSAFSEEVNIKTAEAQLAYELQGAREQQKIRQEEIEIEVVQRKKQIAVEAQEILRTDKELIATVRRPAEAEAHRIQQIAEGEKVKQVLLAQAEAEKIRKLGEAEAAVIEAMGKAEAERMKLKAEAYQKYGDAAKMALVLEALPQIAAKIAAPLTKVDEIVVLSGDNSKVTSEVNRLLAELPASVHALTGVDLSKIPLIKKATGAQV, encoded by the exons GGGGCTGTTGTGGTTCCGACTATAAACAGTATGTGTTTGgcggctgggcctgggcctggtggTGTATCTCCGACACTCAGAG ACTGTCTCTGGAGGTTATGACCATCCTGTGTCGCTGTGAGAATATTGAGACGTCGGAGGGGGTCCCGCTATTCGTAACAGGGGTTGCACAG GTGAAGATCATGACCGAGAAGGAGCTCCTGGCCGTGGCCTGTGAACAGTTCCTGGGCAAGAACGTGCAGGACATCAAGAACGTCGTCCTGCAGACCCTGGAGGGGCACCTGCGCTCCATCCTTG GGACCCTGACGGTGGAGCAGATTTATCAGGACCGGGACCAGTTTGCCAAGCTGGTGCGGGAGGTAGCAGCCCCTGATGTCGGCCGCATGGGCATCGAGATCCTCAGTTTCACAATCAAG gacGTGTATGACAAAGTGGACTATCTGAGCTCCCTGGGCAAGACACAGACTGCCGTGGTACAGAGAGATGCTGACATCGGAGTGGCCGAGGCCGAGCGGGACGCAGGAATCCGG gaaGCCGAATGCAAGAAGGAGATGTTGGACATAAAGTTCATGGCAGACACCATGATTGCTGACTCCAAGCGAGCCTTCGAGCTGCAAAAGTCAGCCTTCAGTGAGGAGGTCAACATCAAG ACAGCTGAGGCCCAGCTGGCCTATGAGCTACAAGGGGCCCGTGAGCAGCAGAAGATTCGGCAAGAAGAGATTGAGATCGAAGTTGTGCAGCGCAAGAAGCAGATTGCAGTGGAGGCACAGGAGATTCTGCGCACAGACAAGGAACTCATTGCCACGGTGCGCCGCCCCGCTGAGGCCGAGGCCCACCGCATACAGCAGATCGCCGAGGGTGAGAA GGTGAAGCAGGTCCTCTTGGCACAGGCAGAGGCTGAGAAGATCCGCAAActtggggaggcagaggcagcagtcATCGAGGCCATGGGCAAAGCAGAGGCCGAGCGGATGAAACTCAAGGCTGAGGCCTACCAGAAATACGGGGATGCAGCCAAGATGGCCTTGGTGCTGGAGGCCCTGCCCCAG ATTGCTGCCAAAATCGCCGCCCCACTAACCAAAGTTGATGAGATCGTGGTCCTCAGTGGGGATAACAGCAAGGTGACCTCAGAAGTAAACCGACTGCTGGCCGAGCTGCCTGCCTCTGTGCACGCCCTCACAGGCGTGGACCTATCTAAG ATACCACTGATCAAGAAGGCCACCGGTGCACAGGTGTGA
- the ERAL1 gene encoding GTPase Era, mitochondrial codes for MAAPGRRGAALLRTLLGVWQRGPDAARERVARLPSPLGCPRRCVSCAAGPAFSGPLLASASRPSGQNSALDCFLGLSQPDSSLTCRAPAVSIRKDEQDLLLVHRPDMPENPRVLRVVLLGAPNAGKSTLSNQLLGRKVFPVSKKVHTTRSQALGVITEKEAQVILLDTPGLISPAKQKRHNLELSLLEDPWKSMESADLVVVLVDVSDKWTRKQLSPQLLQCLTQFSQVPSILVMNKVDCLKHKSVLLELTAALTEGVVNGKKLKRKQAFHSQPGTHAPSPAAKSPNTQSVGNPQRTGWPHFQEIFMLSALSPEDVRTLKQYLLAQARPGPWEFHSGVLTSQTPEEICTNIIREKLLEYLPQEVPYSVQQKTVMWDEGPNGELVIEQKLLVPKESHVRILIGPKGHLISQIAQEVGRNLMDIFLCEVRLRLAVKLLK; via the exons ATGGCTGCCCCAGGCAGGCGTGGGGCTGCGCTCCTTCGGACCTTATTAGGGGTCTGGCAGCGGGGCCCCGATGCCGCGAGGGAGCGGGTGGCCCGACTCCCCTCGCCCTTGGGCTGTCCGCGGAGGTGCGTTTCCTGTGCCGCGGGCCCTGCTTTCTCTGGTCCCCTCCTGGCCTCGGCTTCTCGCCCCTCTGGCCAGAACTCAGCCCTGGACTGCTTCCTTGGACTCTCTCAGCCCGACAGTTCGTTGACTTGTCGCGCCCCCGCCGTGTCCATACGCAAAG ATGAGCAGGATCTCCTCTTGGTCCATCGCCCCGACATGCCTGAGAACCCCCGGGTCCTACGAGTGGTCCTTCTGGGTGCCCCGAATGCAGGGAAGTCAACCCTCTCCAACCAGCTGCTGGGCCGAAAA GTGTTCCCGGTCTCCAAGAAGGTGCACACCACTCGCAGCCAAGCTCTAGGGGTCATCACAGAGAAAGAGGCCCAGGTG ATTCTGCTTGACACACCTGGCCTCATCAGCCCTGCTAAACAGAAAAG GCACAATCTGGAGCTCTCTTTATTGGAAGATCCATGGAAGAGCATGGAATCTGCTGATCTGG TTGTGGTTCTTGTGGATGTCTCCGACAAGTGGACTCGGAAGCAGCTCAGTCCCCAGTTGCTCCAGTGCCTGACCCAGTTCTCCCAAGTCCCCAGCATCCTTGTTATGAACAAG GTAGATTGCCTGAAGCATAAGTCTGTTCTCCTGGAGCTCACAGCTGCCCTCACTGAAGGTGTGGTCAACGGCAAGAAGCTCAAAAGGAAGCAGGCCTTCCACTCACAGCCGGGCACTCATGCCCCTAGCCCAGCAGCTAAGAGCCCAAACACACAGTCTGTGGGAAACCCTCAGAGGACTGGCTGGCCCCACTTCCAGGAGATCTTCATGCTGTCAGCCCTAAGCCCGGAGGATGTCAGGACACTAAAG CAATACCTCCTGGCGCAGGCCCGGCCAGGGCCCTGGGAGTTCCACAGTGGAGTCCTCACCAGCCAGACACCTGAGGAGATCTGCACCAACATCATCCGAGAGAAGCTTCTAGAGTACCTGCCCCAGGAGGTGCCCTACAGTGTCCAGCAG AAGACAGTGATGTGGGATGAAGGGCCAAATGGGGAGCTGGTGATAGAGCAGAAGCTTCTGGTGCCCAAAGAATCTCATGTG AGGATCCTGATCGGTCCGAAGGGACACCTGATCTCCCAGATTGCACAGGAGGTGGGCCGCAACCTCATGGACATCTTCCTCTGTGAAGTTCGGCTCCGCCTAGCTGTGAAACTCCTCAAGTGA
- the FLOT2 gene encoding flotillin-2 isoform X3, with protein sequence MTLQPRCEDVETAEGVALTVTGVAQVKIMTEKELLAVACEQFLGKNVQDIKNVVLQTLEGHLRSILGTLTVEQIYQDRDQFAKLVREVAAPDVGRMGIEILSFTIKDVYDKVDYLSSLGKTQTAVVQRDADIGVAEAERDAGIREAECKKEMLDIKFMADTMIADSKRAFELQKSAFSEEVNIKTAEAQLAYELQGAREQQKIRQEEIEIEVVQRKKQIAVEAQEILRTDKELIATVRRPAEAEAHRIQQIAEGEKVKQVLLAQAEAEKIRKLGEAEAAVIEAMGKAEAERMKLKAEAYQKYGDAAKMALVLEALPQIAAKIAAPLTKVDEIVVLSGDNSKVTSEVNRLLAELPASVHALTGVDLSKIPLIKKATGAQV encoded by the exons ATGACGTTGCAGCCCCGCTGCGAGGACGTAGAGACGGCCGAGGGGGTAGCTTTAACTGTGACGGGTGTCGCCCAG GTGAAGATCATGACCGAGAAGGAGCTCCTGGCCGTGGCCTGTGAACAGTTCCTGGGCAAGAACGTGCAGGACATCAAGAACGTCGTCCTGCAGACCCTGGAGGGGCACCTGCGCTCCATCCTTG GGACCCTGACGGTGGAGCAGATTTATCAGGACCGGGACCAGTTTGCCAAGCTGGTGCGGGAGGTAGCAGCCCCTGATGTCGGCCGCATGGGCATCGAGATCCTCAGTTTCACAATCAAG gacGTGTATGACAAAGTGGACTATCTGAGCTCCCTGGGCAAGACACAGACTGCCGTGGTACAGAGAGATGCTGACATCGGAGTGGCCGAGGCCGAGCGGGACGCAGGAATCCGG gaaGCCGAATGCAAGAAGGAGATGTTGGACATAAAGTTCATGGCAGACACCATGATTGCTGACTCCAAGCGAGCCTTCGAGCTGCAAAAGTCAGCCTTCAGTGAGGAGGTCAACATCAAG ACAGCTGAGGCCCAGCTGGCCTATGAGCTACAAGGGGCCCGTGAGCAGCAGAAGATTCGGCAAGAAGAGATTGAGATCGAAGTTGTGCAGCGCAAGAAGCAGATTGCAGTGGAGGCACAGGAGATTCTGCGCACAGACAAGGAACTCATTGCCACGGTGCGCCGCCCCGCTGAGGCCGAGGCCCACCGCATACAGCAGATCGCCGAGGGTGAGAA GGTGAAGCAGGTCCTCTTGGCACAGGCAGAGGCTGAGAAGATCCGCAAActtggggaggcagaggcagcagtcATCGAGGCCATGGGCAAAGCAGAGGCCGAGCGGATGAAACTCAAGGCTGAGGCCTACCAGAAATACGGGGATGCAGCCAAGATGGCCTTGGTGCTGGAGGCCCTGCCCCAG ATTGCTGCCAAAATCGCCGCCCCACTAACCAAAGTTGATGAGATCGTGGTCCTCAGTGGGGATAACAGCAAGGTGACCTCAGAAGTAAACCGACTGCTGGCCGAGCTGCCTGCCTCTGTGCACGCCCTCACAGGCGTGGACCTATCTAAG ATACCACTGATCAAGAAGGCCACCGGTGCACAGGTGTGA
- the FLOT2 gene encoding flotillin-2 isoform X4, whose protein sequence is MTEKELLAVACEQFLGKNVQDIKNVVLQTLEGHLRSILGTLTVEQIYQDRDQFAKLVREVAAPDVGRMGIEILSFTIKDVYDKVDYLSSLGKTQTAVVQRDADIGVAEAERDAGIREAECKKEMLDIKFMADTMIADSKRAFELQKSAFSEEVNIKTAEAQLAYELQGAREQQKIRQEEIEIEVVQRKKQIAVEAQEILRTDKELIATVRRPAEAEAHRIQQIAEGEKVKQVLLAQAEAEKIRKLGEAEAAVIEAMGKAEAERMKLKAEAYQKYGDAAKMALVLEALPQIAAKIAAPLTKVDEIVVLSGDNSKVTSEVNRLLAELPASVHALTGVDLSKIPLIKKATGAQV, encoded by the exons ATGACCGAGAAGGAGCTCCTGGCCGTGGCCTGTGAACAGTTCCTGGGCAAGAACGTGCAGGACATCAAGAACGTCGTCCTGCAGACCCTGGAGGGGCACCTGCGCTCCATCCTTG GGACCCTGACGGTGGAGCAGATTTATCAGGACCGGGACCAGTTTGCCAAGCTGGTGCGGGAGGTAGCAGCCCCTGATGTCGGCCGCATGGGCATCGAGATCCTCAGTTTCACAATCAAG gacGTGTATGACAAAGTGGACTATCTGAGCTCCCTGGGCAAGACACAGACTGCCGTGGTACAGAGAGATGCTGACATCGGAGTGGCCGAGGCCGAGCGGGACGCAGGAATCCGG gaaGCCGAATGCAAGAAGGAGATGTTGGACATAAAGTTCATGGCAGACACCATGATTGCTGACTCCAAGCGAGCCTTCGAGCTGCAAAAGTCAGCCTTCAGTGAGGAGGTCAACATCAAG ACAGCTGAGGCCCAGCTGGCCTATGAGCTACAAGGGGCCCGTGAGCAGCAGAAGATTCGGCAAGAAGAGATTGAGATCGAAGTTGTGCAGCGCAAGAAGCAGATTGCAGTGGAGGCACAGGAGATTCTGCGCACAGACAAGGAACTCATTGCCACGGTGCGCCGCCCCGCTGAGGCCGAGGCCCACCGCATACAGCAGATCGCCGAGGGTGAGAA GGTGAAGCAGGTCCTCTTGGCACAGGCAGAGGCTGAGAAGATCCGCAAActtggggaggcagaggcagcagtcATCGAGGCCATGGGCAAAGCAGAGGCCGAGCGGATGAAACTCAAGGCTGAGGCCTACCAGAAATACGGGGATGCAGCCAAGATGGCCTTGGTGCTGGAGGCCCTGCCCCAG ATTGCTGCCAAAATCGCCGCCCCACTAACCAAAGTTGATGAGATCGTGGTCCTCAGTGGGGATAACAGCAAGGTGACCTCAGAAGTAAACCGACTGCTGGCCGAGCTGCCTGCCTCTGTGCACGCCCTCACAGGCGTGGACCTATCTAAG ATACCACTGATCAAGAAGGCCACCGGTGCACAGGTGTGA
- the FLOT2 gene encoding flotillin-2 isoform X1, with translation MGNCHTVGPNEALVVSGGCCGSDYKQYVFGGWAWAWWCISDTQRISLEIMTLQPRCEDVETAEGVALTVTGVAQVKIMTEKELLAVACEQFLGKNVQDIKNVVLQTLEGHLRSILGTLTVEQIYQDRDQFAKLVREVAAPDVGRMGIEILSFTIKDVYDKVDYLSSLGKTQTAVVQRDADIGVAEAERDAGIREAECKKEMLDIKFMADTMIADSKRAFELQKSAFSEEVNIKTAEAQLAYELQGAREQQKIRQEEIEIEVVQRKKQIAVEAQEILRTDKELIATVRRPAEAEAHRIQQIAEGEKVKQVLLAQAEAEKIRKLGEAEAAVIEAMGKAEAERMKLKAEAYQKYGDAAKMALVLEALPQIAAKIAAPLTKVDEIVVLSGDNSKVTSEVNRLLAELPASVHALTGVDLSKIPLIKKATGAQV, from the exons GGGGCTGTTGTGGTTCCGACTATAAACAGTATGTGTTTGgcggctgggcctgggcctggtggTGTATCTCCGACACTCAGAG GATTTCCCTAGAGATTATGACGTTGCAGCCCCGCTGCGAGGACGTAGAGACGGCCGAGGGGGTAGCTTTAACTGTGACGGGTGTCGCCCAG GTGAAGATCATGACCGAGAAGGAGCTCCTGGCCGTGGCCTGTGAACAGTTCCTGGGCAAGAACGTGCAGGACATCAAGAACGTCGTCCTGCAGACCCTGGAGGGGCACCTGCGCTCCATCCTTG GGACCCTGACGGTGGAGCAGATTTATCAGGACCGGGACCAGTTTGCCAAGCTGGTGCGGGAGGTAGCAGCCCCTGATGTCGGCCGCATGGGCATCGAGATCCTCAGTTTCACAATCAAG gacGTGTATGACAAAGTGGACTATCTGAGCTCCCTGGGCAAGACACAGACTGCCGTGGTACAGAGAGATGCTGACATCGGAGTGGCCGAGGCCGAGCGGGACGCAGGAATCCGG gaaGCCGAATGCAAGAAGGAGATGTTGGACATAAAGTTCATGGCAGACACCATGATTGCTGACTCCAAGCGAGCCTTCGAGCTGCAAAAGTCAGCCTTCAGTGAGGAGGTCAACATCAAG ACAGCTGAGGCCCAGCTGGCCTATGAGCTACAAGGGGCCCGTGAGCAGCAGAAGATTCGGCAAGAAGAGATTGAGATCGAAGTTGTGCAGCGCAAGAAGCAGATTGCAGTGGAGGCACAGGAGATTCTGCGCACAGACAAGGAACTCATTGCCACGGTGCGCCGCCCCGCTGAGGCCGAGGCCCACCGCATACAGCAGATCGCCGAGGGTGAGAA GGTGAAGCAGGTCCTCTTGGCACAGGCAGAGGCTGAGAAGATCCGCAAActtggggaggcagaggcagcagtcATCGAGGCCATGGGCAAAGCAGAGGCCGAGCGGATGAAACTCAAGGCTGAGGCCTACCAGAAATACGGGGATGCAGCCAAGATGGCCTTGGTGCTGGAGGCCCTGCCCCAG ATTGCTGCCAAAATCGCCGCCCCACTAACCAAAGTTGATGAGATCGTGGTCCTCAGTGGGGATAACAGCAAGGTGACCTCAGAAGTAAACCGACTGCTGGCCGAGCTGCCTGCCTCTGTGCACGCCCTCACAGGCGTGGACCTATCTAAG ATACCACTGATCAAGAAGGCCACCGGTGCACAGGTGTGA